The proteins below come from a single Pieris brassicae chromosome 1, ilPieBrab1.1, whole genome shotgun sequence genomic window:
- the LOC123707801 gene encoding histone-lysine N-methyltransferase SMYD3, with the protein MIEQTINTFKNTDSSVKAGDLILTEEPFAYTLSSKETGNRCDYCLQKCKVRKCSGCQFVHYCGKSCQRAAWDDHKWECANLKKVAPKVIPDAARMLVKIINRLKRGDGTSYKVFYTQTSFRMWKDLMSHYSDLKKDKKRMEHFTSLCGVLYDFLSDISLPNTVDLMGLYGRMIINSFTILDMDMNSIGSGVYIAASIIDHSCNPNAVATFDGKKIIVRAIVDMPKFDWKKIRISYIDLMKTPLDRQKELLQNYYFVCQCEKCLNIEQLKYVHAAKCLKKECDNPVNVHWQKNCKLVIVEKCERIRRIHESIINGENNYDEELEDIDGDIQNGDDNTIENGVASNIENSVNESGGEIICDDKNVNENVMCSKCGTKYPDESIGVFKEAMSCSEMILLDMKNSSVAYVEVCKCCIEKQKGVLHPLNVFYAQILEQSFDAFVNVQLWQKACVYAEALLPCFRFYYGPLHPLLGLLHLKYGKILLYKMDLKKAVQQLKSAEKILKITHGDTHPLYKEQLMPLLHQAFIENS; encoded by the exons atgatagaACAAACAATTAATACATTCAAAAACACTGATAGTTCAGTTAAAGCGggagatttaattttaacagaaGAACCTTTCGCTTACACACTTTCCTCAAAAGAAACTGGAAATAGATGTGACTATTGTCTCCAAAA gTGCAAAGTTCGGAAGTGTTCAGGTTGTCAATTTGTACATTATTGTGGGAAAAGTTGCCAAAGAGCAGCATGGGATGATCATAag tgggaGTGTGCTAACTTAAAAAAAGTGGCACCAAAAGTAATTCCTGATGCAGCCAGAATGCTagttaagataataaatagaCTAAAACGCGGAGACGGAACCTCatacaaagtattttatacaCAGACATCATTTAGGATGTGGAAGGACCTTATGTCAC ATTATTCCGATTTGAAAAAAGACAAGAAACGAATGGAGCATTTCACGTCACTTTGTGGTGTACTTTATGATTTCTTGAGCGATATATCGTTACCTAACACAGTGGATCTCATGGGATTATATGGTAGa atGATAATAAACAGCTTCACAATATTAGACATGGACATGAATTCCATCGGATCTGGTGTTTACATCGCTGCTTCAATTATAGACCATAGTTGTAATCCCAACGCAGTCGCCACTTTTGATGGAAAGAAGATTATCGTTAGGGCTATTGTGGATATGCCCAAGTTCGATTGGAAAAAG ATCAGGATATCATATATAGATCTAATGAAGACACCACTTGATCGACAGAAAGAGCTCTTGCAGAATTACTATTTTGTTTGCCAGTGCGAGAAGTGTTTGA ATATCGAGCAGTTAAAGTACGTTCACGCAGcaaaatgtttgaaaaaaGAATGTGATAATCCCGTTAACGTACATTGGCAGAAAAACTGTAAATTAGTTATCGTTGAAAAATGTGAGAGAATCAGAAGAATTCAcgaaagtattataaatggtgaaaataattatgacgAAGAACTTGAAGATATCGATGGTGATATTCAAAATGGCGATGACAATACTATCGAGAACGGTGTTGCcagtaatattgaaaatagtGTTAACGAAAGTGGCGGTGAAATAATTTGTGATGATAAAAACGTTAATGAAAATGTGATGTGTTCAAAATGTGGTACAAAATATCCAGATGAAAGTATAGGAGTTTTTAAAGAAGCAATGAGTTGCTCAGAAATGATTTTATTGGATATGAAGAACTCAAGTGTGGCTT ACGTGGAAGTATGTAAATGCTGCATTGAGAAACAAAAGGGAGTGCTACATCCATTGAATGTGTTTTACGCTCAAATATTAGAGCAATCCTTTGATGCGTTCGTAAATGTACAATTGTGGCAGAAGGCGTGCGTATACGCAGAGGCATTGTTGCCATGTTTTAG GTTTTATTATGGACCCCTTCATCCTCTTCTGGGCTTACTACACTTAAAATATGGAAAGATACTGCTCTACAAAATGGACTTAAAGAAAGCAGTCCAACAGTTAAAAAGtgcagaaaaaatattaaaaataacacatgGGGACACACATCCATTGTACAAAGAGCAGTTAATGCCCCTGTTACACCAAgcttttatagaaaattcatAG
- the LOC123707810 gene encoding rRNA-processing protein UTP23 homolog translates to MKLARYKKAQKYLKFYYNNYAFRQPYQVMMDGTFCFAAFQQHINIRDQLPKYLDGNIKFLTTRCIIIETEKVAKKTQGALAIIKQFGIHECGHKEQKSGSECILSMIADANDKHYIVATQDRDLQQRIKRKPGVPLIYLHNKSPTLLKPSSESYSKAYQLYSGDSSRLISVSQTEALEKMKRTLGIESAPEVKKVVAKKPHNPNPLSCKKKKRKNNVKQNIKEGKVRKRKKNKQQVVITSKS, encoded by the coding sequence ATGAAATTAGCAAGGTATAAGAAAGCCcagaaatatttgaaattctaCTACAACAACTATGCCTTCCGCCAACCTTATCAAGTCATGATGGATGGAACATTCTGTTTTGCAGCCTTTCAACAACACATTAACATACGAGACCAGCTCCCTAAGTACCTTGatggaaatataaaatttttaactacaagatgtataattatagaaaCTGAGAAAGTTGCAAAGAAGACACAAGGTGCTCTCGCGATTATAAAACAGTTTGGAATCCACGAATGTGGTCATAAGGAACAGAAAAGTGGTTCTGAATGTATTTTATCCATGATTGCTGATGCTAACGATAAGCATTATATAGTTGCCACCCAGGATCGTGATTTGCAACAACGTATAAAACGCAAGCCTGGAGTACCACTTATTTACCTACATAATAAGTCTCCGACATTGTTGAAACCTTCATCAGAAAGTTATAGCAAAGCATATCAGCTGTATTCTGGAGACTCCAGTAGATTGATAAGCGTAAGTCAAACTGAAGCCTTAGAAAAAATGAAGAGGACTCTCGGTATTGAAAGTGCTCCAGAAGTAAAGAAAGTAGTAGCAAAAAAACCACATAACCCAAATCCTTTGTCATGCAAGAAGAAAAAGAGAAAGAacaatgttaaacaaaatattaaagaaggAAAAGTCAGGAAACGAAAAAAGAATAAACAACAAGTTGTAATTACGTCAAAATCCTAA